Sequence from the Castanea sativa cultivar Marrone di Chiusa Pesio chromosome 12, ASM4071231v1 genome:
TAAGTGGACATAGTTAGAGAAATATAAAGTTATCACTTCATAAGAGTTGCTTCATTATTGGGATTCAAGCGCAAATCTTCCATCAATATCAGCTCTATTATTCAACTCCTCCCTAGAAAATGTTCATTATTTCATGCACTAATGATCAAACCTTAAACTGTAGCTATGGTCAAAGGATGAATGTTTATCTACAGCTCTTATTGACTCCTGATAATACCAGAAAAAACGTAAGTGATAAGGAAGAGTAATAACTGAAAATACATCTACAGTATGTATAGAACTTGAAGGAACTGCTGATTTTCAAAGACAATGAAGCATAAGAAATGAATGACTATTTCAACTCAGTATTGATCCAATCAAtcacatgaaaagaaaaaaaactcacaaattAAGAAAGCATGGACCTACTCgctcttttttatatatcaatcaCTAAGCATGGAAAAGATAATCATAACAAtattaggggaaaaaaagttgTGCAAACTTTACTCTTTTTGCTTCTATGACTGAAATTGCCAACAGGTACATGGTGTCTAACTGAGCTGGATGAATAAGTTATGTTGCTATGAGGTTACATGAATAATCTCCAGATACATAGTTTGCCACTTTAGCATCTCCTGTATTTCTTGATCTTTGAGAGAAGATGGACATATTGTCCCTTGTCCACCATATGTCTTATTACTTGATGAGCTTCAGAAAGCTTTCCAGCATTTCGCAAATTACTCACTAGGGTACTGTACACAAGGAAATTTGGATTACAACCTCTAGATTCCATTTCCTTAAGCATTGAGCGCGCCTCTTCAAATTTTCCAGCCATACAAAAACCACGAATCATGGAATTGTATGTGAATACATTTGGAAGCTGTCCCTTGATTATCATCTCATCAAACATTTCTTGAGCTTTCTCTAGCTCCCCGGCCACAATATATCCTGTGATCATTACAGTGTAAGAAACCACATCTGGCATACACCCATTCTTTgtcatttcattaaaaaaatatctgcAGGCATCCAAATTTCCAGCCCTGCTAAGTCCATCTATCAACGTGGTGAAGTGAAGAACACTAGGATCAAAACCTACTTCCTTCATGTGATTCAAAAGATTAAGAGCTGCAAGTGGCTTGTCACCTTTACCCAAGACATGAAGAAGAATATTATATGTATGAAAGTCTGGAGAAAAACCACTCCTACCCATTTCATCAAGCAGTCTATGAAACTGATCCAACTTCCCCAACCTATACTTTGCACACATGACAACATTATACGTTAGAATATCCGGAGAATGACCCTCAACTATCATCTGCTGATACACCCACTCAATCAACTTGTACTGGTTAACCGTAAGAAGGGAATGTAGAATCGCATTGTATGAATGTTTGAATGGCCTAAAGTTAAACGTCTTTGATTTAATGAACCTCTCCACAACCTTCCTAGCCAATCCCGCCCCACCACAAGTACATATAAGTATATTAAACGTACGAGCTGTAGTTGGGAACCCATTCTCAATCATCTCATCAACTAGCCTCCACATTGCCTTAAACTCCTCACAATCTGCAAATATCTTCATTATTAAATGGTAAGAGTTCGCCGTGTGCCTATAATTCTCCCTCTGACCAGACCACACGAAAAACTTATACCCCAATTTCGCACACCGCATCTTATTCGCATAATTTACATTCCTCAAAATTCCCAACAGAACTTCCCTCACAAGCAGCCCCGAAACCCTTATACACAACTCTTCTAGAGCCAATTTGGTATCGAACCCCGGCCCATCTTGCTCAAGAATATCAAGAACCCTATTAGCATCACTCTTTACATTATCAAAAAAACTCTGCCTAACCGAGAAATGTCCCCGGATGAAACTCCCATCCTCACTGGTATTGGGTTTTTCATCCAAAATGGGATCAGAATCCGAATATTTCCACATTGTTTTCAAGGATTCCTCAATGCATCCAAACCCATTATCAACCTTATCCCCATCAAAACCCCGGTCGCACAATTTCCTCGAAACGACCAAAAAACATGACAACTTGTGAACTAGTCTTGGACCAATTAGGAATATAGAGTTCATGAAAATTGAAAGTAGCCAACAAATCCAAGAAACCCAGTAACAGAAAAAGAATTCTTAGCATATAGAGCTCCAAAAAATGAGCGATAGCCATTAAAATGAAAAGACCCAGATACACAAATGGGGTTGAATCGAATAATAAGAAATGTTCATCGAGTGAAGCTCTTCCTTGTGAAGTATATGAGTTTGATTcgttgaaaaaaagaaagtacaGGATTGAAGGCTGTGGCGGAGGACTTACTTGGAATTAAGCTACAGTCACTTCGAGCTGGCTCTAAAAGTCCCACCTGAGTTCTGAGGTTTTTGCTGGgtataagagaaagagaggaaatgGAACACTCTATTTGGGAGAGAAAGCAAAAATGCCCTTCGTGGCACGGGGAATGGGGAGGTGATTTTGGTATTTCAGCAAAATTACACTGTTTTAGACCCTGGTTTTACTTTTAACCGCAGTGTTAATTATGCACACACGCCTTACATTAGTGAATTTGAACTGAAATTGTGAGTTAAATGCacaatttttaattatagttTTACCTCCAAAAACAGATAATTACACTCATTTTAAGAAATGTAATGTTATC
This genomic interval carries:
- the LOC142620939 gene encoding pentatricopeptide repeat-containing protein At3g60050-like; protein product: MNSIFLIGPRLVHKLSCFLVVSRKLCDRGFDGDKVDNGFGCIEESLKTMWKYSDSDPILDEKPNTSEDGSFIRGHFSVRQSFFDNVKSDANRVLDILEQDGPGFDTKLALEELCIRVSGLLVREVLLGILRNVNYANKMRCAKLGYKFFVWSGQRENYRHTANSYHLIMKIFADCEEFKAMWRLVDEMIENGFPTTARTFNILICTCGGAGLARKVVERFIKSKTFNFRPFKHSYNAILHSLLTVNQYKLIEWVYQQMIVEGHSPDILTYNVVMCAKYRLGKLDQFHRLLDEMGRSGFSPDFHTYNILLHVLGKGDKPLAALNLLNHMKEVGFDPSVLHFTTLIDGLSRAGNLDACRYFFNEMTKNGCMPDVVSYTVMITGYIVAGELEKAQEMFDEMIIKGQLPNVFTYNSMIRGFCMAGKFEEARSMLKEMESRGCNPNFLVYSTLVSNLRNAGKLSEAHQVIRHMVDKGQYVHLLSKIKKYRRC